In Streptomyces nodosus, one DNA window encodes the following:
- the chpG gene encoding chaplin ChpG produces the protein MSRIAKGLALTSVAAAAVAGTAGIAAADSGASAAADNSPGVLSGNVLQVPVHVPVNVCGNTIDVIGVLNPAFGNSCSNA, from the coding sequence ATGTCGCGTATCGCGAAGGGCCTGGCCCTGACCTCCGTTGCCGCTGCGGCCGTGGCGGGCACCGCCGGCATCGCTGCCGCCGACAGCGGCGCCAGCGCCGCCGCCGACAACTCCCCGGGCGTCCTGTCGGGCAACGTCCTTCAGGTCCCGGTCCACGTCCCGGTCAATGTCTGTGGGAACACGATCGATGTCATCGGTGTGCTGAACCCGGCGTTCGGCAACTCCTGCAGCAACGCCTGA